From the Excalfactoria chinensis isolate bCotChi1 chromosome 1, bCotChi1.hap2, whole genome shotgun sequence genome, one window contains:
- the CCKBR gene encoding gastrin/cholecystokinin type B receptor: protein MGKGMGEGVGKGEDNRGEEGSEGNRDEMGRGQGWFGARPGRIPAAPNVAAAGAASHPRGTPERPRLRAVQLQQTERGCCANSGGEKRAAAARARGNAAGSGRGEPAGRGVQIPSSPSSLGSGPAPPPPPPPVFLRRPPPPPSRPAPLPSAGTAPAHSLGGSEAREAAWSGAVPAEPPPVPSPVLPRRARWARGGCEGSAMDPRRLNESLQELLCRPGNGTGSANGTGTGPTWNGSACDLLRRGLRGPPAPKELDLTVRVLLYALIFVLSVCGNALVVAVLLLNRRLRTVTNSFLLSLALSDLMLALCCMPFTLIPNLMGTFIFGEAVCKLMAYLMGVSVSVSTFSLVAIAIERYSAICNPLQSRVWQTRSHACRVIASTWLFSLLLMLPYAVYSTTRLLPVPGARPPLSQCTHAWPSEHVRQAWYVLLLLVLFFIPGVVMIVAYGLISRELYRGIRFELDIKGEAAAQRGTEPLPACDEGDGCYLQLSRPGGALELRALGAAGAQQERARINSSEAKLVAKRRVIRMLVVIVAMFFLCWLPIFAANTWRAFAPRAAQRALSGTPISFIHLLSYTSACANPLIYCFMNRRFRSAFLGTCAGCRRSCPRRAPDEDTANANASLSKFSYTTVSSLGPP, encoded by the exons ATGGGGAAGGGGATGGGCGAGGGggtgggaaagggagaggaCAACAGAGGGGAGGAAGGCTCGGAAGGGAACAGGGATGAGATGGGACGAGGACAGGGATGGTTTGGGGCGAGGCCGGGACGGATCCCCGCAGCGCCGAACGTGGCAGCAGCGGGAGCGGCCTCGCACCCCCGGGGGACCCCGGAGCGGCCCCGTCTGAGAGCGGTCCAGCTGCAGCAAACAGAGCGGGGCTGCTGCGCAAACAGCGGCGGAGAGAAGCGGGCGGCGGCTGCTCGGGCACGGGGGAATGCTGCGGGGAGCGGCCGGGGGGagccggcggggcggggagTTCAGATCCCCTCGAGTCCCTCGAGCCTCGGCTCCGgtccggccccgccgccccctccccctccGGTCTTTCTtcgccgccccccgccgcccccgtcccgccccgccccgctcccctccGCCGGCACCGCCCCCGCTCACTCTCTCGGAGGCTCCGAAGCGCGCGAGGCGGCGTGGAGCGGAGCGGTCCCGGCGGAGCCCCCCCCGGTGCCGTCCCCGGTGCTGCCGAGGAGGGCGCGATGGGCGCGGGGCGGCTGTGAGGGCTCCGCCATGGACCCGAGGAGACTGAACGAGTCCCtacaggagctgctctgccgCCCCGGGAACGGTACCGGCTCCGCCAACGGCACCGGGACCGGCCCCACCTGGAACGGTTCTGCCTGCGACCTCCTCCGCAGGGGCCTCCGGGGACCGCCGGCTCCCAAAG AGCTGGACCTGACGGTTCGCGTCCTGCTGTACGCGCTGATCTTCGTGCTGAGCGTCTGCGGGAACGCCCTGGTGGTGGCCGTGCTGCTCCTCAACCGCCGCCTGCGCACCGTCACCAACTCTTTCCTGCTGTCCCTGGCGCTCAGCGACCTGATGCTGGCGCTCTGCTGCATGCCCTTCACCCTCATCCCCAACCTCATGGGCACCTTCATCTTCGGAGAGGCCGTCTGCAAGCTGATGGCCTACCTGATGG GCGTCTCCGTCTCGGTCTCCACCTTCAGCCTGGTGGCCATCGCCATCGAGCGGTACAGCGCCATCTGCAACCCGCTGCAGTCCCGCGTGTGGCAGACGCGCTCTCACGCCTGCCGGGTGATCGCCAGCACCTGGCTCTTCTCGTTGCTGCTCATGTTGCCCTACGCCGTGTACAGCACCACGCGGCTGCTGCCCGTCCCCGGCGCCCGCCCGCCCCTCAGCCAGTGCACTCACGCGTGGCCCAGCGAGCACGTGAGGCAGGCATG GTACGTCCTGCTGCTCCTCGTCCTCTTCTTCATTCCGGGCGTGGTGATGATCGTGGCTTACGGGCTCATCTCCCGCGAGCTGTACCGAGGGATCCGCTTTGAGCTGGACATCAAGGGGGAAGCGGCAG CCCAGCGCGGCACAGAACCGCTGCCCGCCTGCGACGAGGGGGACGGCTGTTACCTGCAGCTCTCCCGGCCGGGAGGGGCGCTGGAGCTGCGGGCGCTGGGCGCTGCGGGGGCGCAACAGGAGCGAGCGCGAATCAACAGCTCCGAGGCGAAGCTGGTGGCCAAGCGGCGCGTGATCCGCATGCTGGTGGTCATCGTGGCCATGTTCTtcctctgctggctgcccaTCTTCGCGGCCAACACGTGGCGCGCCTTCGCACCGCGGGCAGCCCAGCGCGCTCTCTCGGGGACGCCAATCTCCTTCATCCACCTGCTGTCCTACACCTCCGCCTGCGCCAACCCGCTCATCTACTGCTTCATGAACCGCCGCTTCCGCAGCGCCTTCCTGGGTACCTGTGCCGGCTGCCGCCGCTCCTGCCCGCGCCGGGCGCCCGACGAGGACACGGCCAACGCCAACGCGTCGCTCTCCAAGTTCAGCTACACCACCGTCAGCAGCCTCGGCCCCCCCTGA
- the FHIP1B gene encoding FHF complex subunit HOOK-interacting protein 1B has product MERMSWLSKLTPRGVGQRAARSASLQSPVTADPETCLMVFKNHWAQVLRILERRGCTPAPDDLSAVRNNTYQLLNLLAEDRPRGEANTGPILEFVVAENLLERLLGWHLQGDFGEERKVEQLKLYEMLISQARQPLLRHRAVLTPLLRLLSLCAEPTSAPLENSLVLLLNQLCVSVAKEPAILELFFHSHTDQGPANLIIFSLLIPFIHHEGVLGQQARDALLLIMAMSASNHAVAKSITDNSYFCPVLATGLSALYSSLPRKIEVRGDDWHCLRREDWIGVSSLVLFMNSLEFCNAVIQVAHPLVQKQLVDYVHNGFLVPVMGPALHKTSIEEMIASTAYLDLFLRSVSETALLKTFLRFVLLHRHDNATILDTLVSRINSNSRLCMVSLSLFRTLLSLNCEDVMLQLVLRYLLPCSHVMLSQKRAVRDLDIYGKTAAKFLSLIPRCCCPENVPLPERDEEHTAWAKGQSSPSVDASSAVLVPRPSTPSRLSFFMRQQSGGPEAASTAPRSPGTPSGSPAHRATRWEEVAELDRNYLEYLRDARRSIDRCAWACRVWSAPYDGEEPAAPGATPDVASLPDSAPGPPTPRTKKRGLPEEGAGRAPSPSEPHTVGPSPDTRDSGALVNGAHGHTEPGRPEGDVVVKKVRRSPRGEGLAHNGAQTQPAGWEPPHSVDSLLEELLAKAPAEPNGAGVSIETFTQELREIEAEMENGAKAEPPATLEPLLSREEEEAYASFATLPEGEEALGRVRVLDPLAQAVASPPRTVGPPHSQPFTGPFITVLFGKLENMLHNSLYVNFLLTGLVAQLACYPQPLLRSFLLNTNMVFQPSVKSLLQVLGSVKNKIESFAASQEDFPMLLFKAKKYLIARGKLDWADAPGVMPALRRSETLARSRKPSLGELILRHTNSPTRARQAAQLALQQVRDGPVLQALAGSTLFRGSAEKQSEALRVKNAVYCAVIFSEFLKELAAIAQAHAVTSPFLSEPPEE; this is encoded by the exons ATGGAGAGGATGAGCTGGCTGAGCAAACTGACCCCGCGCGGGGTTGGGCAGCGTGCTGCCCGCAGCGCCAGCCTGCAGAGCCCCGTCACCGCCGACCCCGAGACCTGCCTGATGGTCTTCAAGAACCACTGGGCGCAG GTGCTGCGCATCCTGGAGCGCCGCGGCTGCACGCCGGCCCCCGACGACCTGAGCGCGGTGCGGAACAACACCTACCAGCTGCTGAACCTGCTGGCCGAGGACCGGCCGCGCGGCGAGGCCAACACGGGGCCCATCCTGGAGTTTGTGGTGGCCGAGAATCTGCTGGAGCGGCTGCTGGGCTGGCACCTGCAGGGCGACTTTGGCGAGGAGCGCAAGGTGGAGCAGCTCAAGCTGTATGAGATGCTCATCAGCCAGGCCCGGCAGCCCCTCCTGCGGCACCGCGCCGTGCTTACGCCGCTGCTGCGCCTGCTCAGCCTCTGCGCCGAGCCCACCTCCGCGCCGCTGGAGAacagcctggtgctgctgctcaacCAGCTCTGCGTCTCGGTGGCCAAAGAGCCCGCCATCCTGGAGCTCTTCTTTCACAGCCACACCGACCAGGGCCCCGCCAACCTCATCATCTTCTCCCTCCTCATCCCTTTCATCCACCACGAGGGCGTGCTGGGGCAGCAGGCCCGCGACGCGCTGCTGCTCATCATGGCCATGTCGGCCAGCAACCACGCCGTCGCCAAGTCCATCACCGACAACTCCTACTTCTGCCCG GTCCTGGCCACGGGGCTGAGCGCGCTGTACTCCTCGCTGCCCCGCAAGATCGAGGTGCGCGGGGATGACTGGCACTGCCTGCGCCGCGAGGACTGGATCGGGGTCTCCTCCCTCGTGCTCTTCATGAACTCATTGGAATTCTGTAACGCCGTCATCCAG GTCGCCCACCCGCTGGTGCAGAAGCAGTTGGTGGATTACGTGCACAATGGGTTCCTGGTGCCCGTCATGGGGCCGGCGCTGCACAAG ACCTCCATCGAGGAGATGATCGCCAGCACCGCCTACCTGGACCTGTTCCTGCGCAGCGTCAGTGAGACGGCGCTGCTGAAGACCTTCCTGCGCTTCGTGCTGCTGCACCGCCATGACAACGCCACCATCCTCGACACGCTCGTCAGCCGCATCAACAGCAACTCGCGG CTCTGCATGGTGTCCCTGAGCCTCTTCCGGACGCTGCTCAGTCTCAACTGTGAGGACGTGATGCTGCAGCTGGTGCTTAG GtacctgctgccctgcagccatgTCATGCTGAGCCAGAAGCGGGCGGTGCGGGACCTGGACATCTATGGCAAGACTGCTGCCAAGTTCCTCTCACTCATCCcacgctgctgctgccctgagaaTGTCCCACTGCCAGAACGCGACGAGGAGCACACGGCGTGGGCAAAGG ggcagagcagccccagcgtGGACGCAtcctcagcagtgctggtgccGCGACCTTCCACACCATCACGTCTCTCTTTCTTCATGAGGCAGCAGAGTGGCGGCCCagaggcagccagcacagcGCCGCGCTCCCCAGGCACACCaagtggcagccctgcacaccgGGCCACCCGCTGGGAGGAGGTGGCAGAGCTGGACAGGAACTACCTGGAGTACCTGCGGGACGCACGCCGCAGCATCGACCGCTGCGCATGGGCATGCCGTGTCTGGTCAGCCCCTTATGATGGCGAGGAGCCTGCAGCCCCCGGAGCCACCCCCGATGTGGCCTCTCTGCCTGACAGTGCCCCGGGGCCCCCGACCCCGCGGACTAAGAAGCGGGGGTTGCCTGAGGAGGGGGCAGGGAGGGCTCCGAGCCCCAGTGAGCCCCACACTGTGGGGCCCAGCCCTGACACACGGGACTCGGGGGCACTGGTGAATGGGGCGCATGGGCACACGGAGCCAGGGCGGCCAGAGGGGGATGTGGTGGTGAAGAAAGTGCGCAGGAGTCCGCGAGGTGAGGGGTTGGCACACAATGGGGCCCAGACGCAGCCTGCGGGTTGGGAGCCCCCGCACTCGGTGGACTcgctgctggaggagctgctggccaAGGCACCAGCTGAACCCAATGGGGCAGGCGTCAGCATTGAGACCTTCACCCAGGAGCTGCGAGAGATTGAGGCTGAGATGGAGAACGGGGCCAAGGCTGAACCGCCTGCCACGCTTGAGCCACTGCTGTCCcgtgaggaggaggaggcctACGCCAGCTTCGCCACTCTGCCTGAGGGCGAGGAGGCACTGGGCCGTGTGCGGGTGCTGGACCCTCTGGCACAGGCCGTGGCCAGCCCACCACGCACTGTGGGGCCGCCCCACAGCCAACCCTTCACAG GGCCCTTCATAACGGTGCTGTTTGGCAAGCTGGAGAACATGCTGCACAACTCCCTCTACGTGAACTTCCTGCTGACGGGGCTGGTGGCCCAGCTGGCCTGCTACCCGCAGCCGCTGCTGCGCTCCTTCCTACTCAACACCAACATGGTCTTCCAGCCCAGCGTCAAATCTCTGCTGCAG GTGCTTGGCTCGGTGAAGAACAAGattgaaagctttgctgccagccAGGAGGACTTTCCCATGCTGCTCTTCAAGGCCAAGAAGTACCTGATTGCGCGTGGCAAGCTGGACTGGGCTGATGCACCAGGTGTCATGCCGGCGCTGCGTCGCTCAGAGACTTTGG CCCGCAGCCGGAAGCCGTCGCTGGGCGAGCTGATCCTGCGGCACACCAACAGCCCGACGCGGGCACGGCAGGCGGCACAGCTGGCGCTGCAGCAGGTGCGGGACGGGCCGGTGCTGCAGGCGCTGGCGGGGTCCACGCTGTTCCGCGGCTCAGCCGAGAAGCAGAGCGAGGCGCTGCGTGTCAAGAACGCCGTGTACTGCGCCGTCATCTTCAGCGAgttcctgaaggagctggcagcCATCGCCCAGGCGCACGCTGTCACCTCCCCGTTCCTCTCCGAGCCGCCCGAGGAGTGA
- the CNGA4 gene encoding cyclic nucleotide-gated channel alpha-4 isoform X1: MGWGDHRGRSGAACGTAGGSANNGANNGANNRDNNRVNNRANNRDNNRDNNRDNNRDNRASSASRANETPRAAVQPLPGRPRTALRPRSVPAVSPCPAPRGAAPPRTPGTARCLEPPAAVSATPRSAGGCGTPRSYRTMRGLGAVLSRRWDSAEPGTDTDTGHRERTAEARGWILDPSGERYYWWLSAMVPPVLYNWVVIIYRCGDGRREAGGGTRRSGNGSGRARCCFTEAQERHAVLWLSLDCVSDVLYLLDIGVRLSTGFLDEGILVLDRGRIRRRYLRSSSLAWDVASVLPIELLCLRLRSALRANRCLRTPRLLEAFDRRETRTAHPYAFRIAKLMLYVFVAIHWNACLYFALSVRLGLGSDPWVHPNGSRPGFARPLRQYLHSFYISTLILTTVGDTPEPQREEEFLFMTAGFLLAVLGFATIMGSMSSVIANMSAADASFYPEHGPVRRYLRAHGVAGRLVRRVAAWHEHLRAQRKLAEEHVVLRHLPEKLRAEVAASVHLPALSKVGLFQSCERGVLEALVLRLRPQVFGPGEFVCRRGDVGREMYFIREGRLEVLGADGVTRLAVLGEGLYFGEISLINIPGNRSGNRRTADIRSIGYSDLFCLAKEDLAEVLTEFPSARVLLEAKGREILLRMDKLDVHAEAAAAAAREEAERRTQVLEAALETLQTRMARLLAQLESSALKLALRIGSLESRAQQRGKWGQGKGRKRSPSRLQRAAGGGEPEGRPPRAQDPTKAQGPTTVQGPRGAQGPTTARGPIGIPGPTRTRGATRAQGPTRVQGPIGTQGPIGTQGPTGAQGPTRGRGPTGARGTQPRGRWR, from the exons ATGGGCTGGGGGGACCACCGGGGTCGGAGCGGGGCGGCGTGCGGGACAGCGGGCGGCAGTGCCAACAACGGGGCCAACAACGGGGCCAACAACAGGGACAACAACAGGGTCAATAATAGGGCCAACAACAGGGACAATAACAGGGACAATAACAGGGACAACAACAGGGACAACAgggccagcagtgccagcagggccAACGAGACACCGAGAGCCGCGGTACAGCCGCTCCCGGGACGGCCCCGCACCGCACTCCGGCCCCGCTCGGTGCCCGCCGTGTCTCCCTGCCCCGCACCCCGCGGCGCAGCCCCGCCCCGTACCCCGGGGACCGCCCGTTGCCTGGAGCCGCCCGCGGCCGTGAGCGCAACACCGCGCTCTGCGGGAGGCTGCGGGACCCCCCGGTCCTACCGCACCATGCGCGGCCTCGGCGCGGTGCTGTCCCGCCGCTGGGACTCAGCCGAGCCCGGCACCGACACCGACACCGGGCACCGAGAGCG CACCGCCGAAGCCCGGGGCTGGATCCTGGACCCGTCCGGGGAGCGCTACTACTGGTGGCTGAGCGCCATGGTGCCGCCCGTGCTGTACAATTGGGTCGTCATCATCTACAGGTGCGGCGAcgggcggcgggaggcgggAGGTGGGACGAGACGGTCCGGTAACGGCTCCGGTCGTGCCAGGTGCTGCTTCACGGAGGCGCAGGAGCGGCACGCAGTGCTGTGGCTGAGCCTGGATTGTGTCAGCGATGTGCTGTATCTGCTGGACATCGGCGTGAGACTGAGCACCG GCTTCCTGGATGAGGGCATCCTGGTGCTGGACCGGGGCCGCATCCGGCGCCGCTACCTGCGCTCCAGCAGCCTGGCATGGGACGTGGCCTCGGTGCTGCCCATTGAGCTGCTGTGCCTGCGCCTGCGCTCAGCCCTACGCGCCAACCGCTGCCTGCGCACCCCGCGGCTCCTCGAGGCCTTCGACCGCCGGGAGACGCGCACGGCTCACCCCTACGCCTTCCGCATTGCCAAGCTGATGCTCTACGTCTTCGTGGCCATCCACTGGAACGCCTGCCTCTACTTTGCGCTGTCGGTGCGCCTGGGGCTGGGCTCTGACCCGTGGGTGCACCCCAACGGGAGCCGGCCCGGCTTCGCGCGCCCGCTGCGGCAATACCTGCACAGCTTCTACATCTCCACCCTCATCCTCACCACCGTGGGTGACACGCCGGAGCCGCAACGCGAGGAGGAGTTCCTCTTCATGACGGCCGGCTTCCTGCTGGCCGTGCTGGGCTTCGCCACCATCATGGGCAGCATGAGCTCCGTCATCGCCAACATGAGCGCGGCCGACGCTTCCTTCTACCCGGAGCACGGCCCGGTGCGGCGCTACCTGCGGGCTCATGGTGTGGCGGGGCGGTTGGTGCGGCGCGTGGCCGCGTGGCACGAGCACCTGCGTGCGCAGCGCAAGCTGGCGGAGGAACACGTGGTGCTGCGGCACCTGCCCGAGAAGCTGCGTGCCGAGGTGGCCGCCAGCGTGCACCTACCAGCACTGAGCAAGGTGGGGCTGTTCCAGAGCTGTGAGCGGGGGGTGCTGGAGGCGTTGGTGCTGCGCCTGCGCCCGCAGGTCTTTGGGCCTGGGGAGTTCGTCTGCCGGCGCGGCGATGTGGGCCGTGAGATGTACTTCATCCGCGAGGGGCggctggaggtgctgggagcTGACGGCGTGACGCGGCTCGCCGTGCTGGGAGAGGGGCTCTACTTCGGAGAGATCAGCCTCATCAACATCCCCG GGAACCGCTCGGGGAACCGGCGCACAGCCGACATCCGCAGCATCGGCTACTCAGATCTCTTCTGCCTGGCCAAGGAGGACCTGGCGGAGGTATTGACCGAATTCCCCAGTGCCCGCGTGCTGCTGGAGGCCAAGGGCCGCGAGATCCTGCTGCGTATGGACAAGCTGGATGTGCACGCTGAGGCGGCGGCTGCAGCAGCCCGGGAGGAGGCTGAGCGCCGAACACAGGTGCTGGAAGCGGCGCTGGAGACTCTGCAGACACGAATGGCGcggctgctggcacagctggagTCCAGTGCCCTCAAACTGGCGCTGCGCATCGGGAGCCTGGAGAGCAGGGCGCAGCAGCGTGGCAAGTGGGGACAGGGGAAGGGCAGGAAAAGGAgtcccagcaggctgcagcgTGCCGCAGGGGGAGGGGAGCCTGAGGGGCGACCTCCCAGGGCACAAGATCCCACTAAGGCACAGGGTCCCACTACTGTACAGGGTCCCAGGGGGGCGCAGGGTCCCACCACAGCACGAGGTCCCATTGGCATACCAGGTCCCACAAGGACACGCGGAGCCACCAGGGCACAGGGTCCCACCAGGGTGCAGGGTCCCATTGGCACACAGGGTCCCATTGGCACACAGGGTCCCACTGGCGCACAGGGTCCCACCAGGGGTCGGGGTCCCACAGGGGCACGGGGCACGCAGCCCAGAGGCCGCTGGCGCTGA
- the CNGA4 gene encoding cyclic nucleotide-gated channel alpha-4 isoform X2 has protein sequence MGWGDHRGRSGAACGTAGGSANNGANNGANNRDNNRVNNRANNRDNNRDNNRDNNRDNRASSASRANETPRAAVQPLPGRPRTALRPRSVPAVSPCPAPRGAAPPRTPGTARCLEPPAAVSATPRSAGGCGTPRSYRTMRGLGAVLSRRWDSAEPGTDTDTGHRERTAEARGWILDPSGERYYWWLSAMVPPVLYNWVVIIYRCGDGRREAGGGTRRSGNGSGRARCCFTEAQERHAVLWLSLDCVSDVLYLLDIGVRLSTGFLDEGILVLDRGRIRRRYLRSSSLAWDVASVLPIELLCLRLRSALRANRCLRTPRLLEAFDRRETRTAHPYAFRIAKLMLYVFVAIHWNACLYFALSVRLGLGSDPWVHPNGSRPGFARPLRQYLHSFYISTLILTTVGDTPEPQREEEFLFMTAGFLLAVLGFATIMGSMSSVIANMSAADASFYPEHGPVRRYLRAHGVAGRLVRRVAAWHEHLRAQRKLAEEHVVLRHLPEKLRAEVAASVHLPALSKVGLFQSCERGVLEALVLRLRPQVFGPGEFVCRRGDVGREMYFIREGRLEVLGADGVTRLAVLGEGLYFGEISLINIPVPACCWRPRAARSCCVWTSWMCTLRRRLQQPGRRLSAEHRCWKRRWRLCRHEWRGCWHSWSPVPSNWRCASGAWRAGRSSVASGDRGRAGKGVPAGCSVPQGEGSLRGDLPGHKIPLRHRVPLLYRVPGGRRVPPQHEVPLAYQVPQGHAEPPGHRVPPGCRVPLAHRVPLAHRVPLAHRVPPGVGVPQGHGARSPEAAGAEGQGPAWLPSVH, from the exons ATGGGCTGGGGGGACCACCGGGGTCGGAGCGGGGCGGCGTGCGGGACAGCGGGCGGCAGTGCCAACAACGGGGCCAACAACGGGGCCAACAACAGGGACAACAACAGGGTCAATAATAGGGCCAACAACAGGGACAATAACAGGGACAATAACAGGGACAACAACAGGGACAACAgggccagcagtgccagcagggccAACGAGACACCGAGAGCCGCGGTACAGCCGCTCCCGGGACGGCCCCGCACCGCACTCCGGCCCCGCTCGGTGCCCGCCGTGTCTCCCTGCCCCGCACCCCGCGGCGCAGCCCCGCCCCGTACCCCGGGGACCGCCCGTTGCCTGGAGCCGCCCGCGGCCGTGAGCGCAACACCGCGCTCTGCGGGAGGCTGCGGGACCCCCCGGTCCTACCGCACCATGCGCGGCCTCGGCGCGGTGCTGTCCCGCCGCTGGGACTCAGCCGAGCCCGGCACCGACACCGACACCGGGCACCGAGAGCG CACCGCCGAAGCCCGGGGCTGGATCCTGGACCCGTCCGGGGAGCGCTACTACTGGTGGCTGAGCGCCATGGTGCCGCCCGTGCTGTACAATTGGGTCGTCATCATCTACAGGTGCGGCGAcgggcggcgggaggcgggAGGTGGGACGAGACGGTCCGGTAACGGCTCCGGTCGTGCCAGGTGCTGCTTCACGGAGGCGCAGGAGCGGCACGCAGTGCTGTGGCTGAGCCTGGATTGTGTCAGCGATGTGCTGTATCTGCTGGACATCGGCGTGAGACTGAGCACCG GCTTCCTGGATGAGGGCATCCTGGTGCTGGACCGGGGCCGCATCCGGCGCCGCTACCTGCGCTCCAGCAGCCTGGCATGGGACGTGGCCTCGGTGCTGCCCATTGAGCTGCTGTGCCTGCGCCTGCGCTCAGCCCTACGCGCCAACCGCTGCCTGCGCACCCCGCGGCTCCTCGAGGCCTTCGACCGCCGGGAGACGCGCACGGCTCACCCCTACGCCTTCCGCATTGCCAAGCTGATGCTCTACGTCTTCGTGGCCATCCACTGGAACGCCTGCCTCTACTTTGCGCTGTCGGTGCGCCTGGGGCTGGGCTCTGACCCGTGGGTGCACCCCAACGGGAGCCGGCCCGGCTTCGCGCGCCCGCTGCGGCAATACCTGCACAGCTTCTACATCTCCACCCTCATCCTCACCACCGTGGGTGACACGCCGGAGCCGCAACGCGAGGAGGAGTTCCTCTTCATGACGGCCGGCTTCCTGCTGGCCGTGCTGGGCTTCGCCACCATCATGGGCAGCATGAGCTCCGTCATCGCCAACATGAGCGCGGCCGACGCTTCCTTCTACCCGGAGCACGGCCCGGTGCGGCGCTACCTGCGGGCTCATGGTGTGGCGGGGCGGTTGGTGCGGCGCGTGGCCGCGTGGCACGAGCACCTGCGTGCGCAGCGCAAGCTGGCGGAGGAACACGTGGTGCTGCGGCACCTGCCCGAGAAGCTGCGTGCCGAGGTGGCCGCCAGCGTGCACCTACCAGCACTGAGCAAGGTGGGGCTGTTCCAGAGCTGTGAGCGGGGGGTGCTGGAGGCGTTGGTGCTGCGCCTGCGCCCGCAGGTCTTTGGGCCTGGGGAGTTCGTCTGCCGGCGCGGCGATGTGGGCCGTGAGATGTACTTCATCCGCGAGGGGCggctggaggtgctgggagcTGACGGCGTGACGCGGCTCGCCGTGCTGGGAGAGGGGCTCTACTTCGGAGAGATCAGCCTCATCAACATCCCCG TGCCCGCGTGCTGCTGGAGGCCAAGGGCCGCGAGATCCTGCTGCGTATGGACAAGCTGGATGTGCACGCTGAGGCGGCGGCTGCAGCAGCCCGGGAGGAGGCTGAGCGCCGAACACAGGTGCTGGAAGCGGCGCTGGAGACTCTGCAGACACGAATGGCGcggctgctggcacagctggagTCCAGTGCCCTCAAACTGGCGCTGCGCATCGGGAGCCTGGAGAGCAGGGCGCAGCAGCGTGGCAAGTGGGGACAGGGGAAGGGCAGGAAAAGGAgtcccagcaggctgcagcgTGCCGCAGGGGGAGGGGAGCCTGAGGGGCGACCTCCCAGGGCACAAGATCCCACTAAGGCACAGGGTCCCACTACTGTACAGGGTCCCAGGGGGGCGCAGGGTCCCACCACAGCACGAGGTCCCATTGGCATACCAGGTCCCACAAGGACACGCGGAGCCACCAGGGCACAGGGTCCCACCAGGGTGCAGGGTCCCATTGGCACACAGGGTCCCATTGGCACACAGGGTCCCACTGGCGCACAGGGTCCCACCAGGGGTCGGGGTCCCACAGGGGCACGGGGCACGCAGCCCAGAGGCCGCTGGCGCTGAGGGTCAGGGACCTGCCTGGCTGCCGAGTGTGCATTAG